A window of the Bradyrhizobium diazoefficiens genome harbors these coding sequences:
- a CDS encoding cupin domain-containing protein: protein MSTTAIHIVSPAQFDSGTAQTPGSQRRAAIAPELAIASAIWGGLFEVAPGLRTGLHHHGQQETIAYVLSGICEVRWGERGEFVAHAKVGDFIHVPAFLPHMEINPSKLEPFRWVVVRSTATPIVVNLPDDTWT from the coding sequence ATGAGTACGACCGCCATCCATATCGTAAGCCCAGCTCAGTTTGATTCCGGAACAGCTCAGACGCCTGGCTCTCAGCGTCGTGCGGCTATCGCTCCAGAACTGGCTATCGCTTCGGCAATCTGGGGCGGTCTGTTCGAAGTGGCCCCTGGACTGCGTACGGGACTCCACCACCACGGACAGCAGGAGACTATCGCCTACGTCCTTTCCGGCATCTGTGAAGTGCGCTGGGGTGAAAGAGGCGAATTCGTCGCACATGCGAAGGTCGGCGATTTCATTCACGTCCCGGCTTTCCTGCCGCATATGGAAATCAACCCTTCGAAGCTGGAGCCGTTTCGGTGGGTTGTCGTACGTAGCACAGCGACGCCCATCGTGGTCAACCTGCCGGACGACACCTGGACCTAG
- the rpoH gene encoding RNA polymerase sigma factor RpoH, translating into MSAEENKDRCGLTTRSLNAPSADNRGSGYFADIRRFSLLEREREYQLAKRWRDHGDRDAADQIVTSHLRLAAKIAMRYRGYGLPTSELISEGNVGLMQAVQRFEPDMGFRFSTYAMWWIKAAIQDYILRSWSLVKIGTTANQKKLFFKLRSAKAKIAALDNASLRPEQVTEIATTLGVTDQDVVDMNGRLAGDTSLNSPVREGEQPSEWQDYLVDESPSPETIVLNHDEMDHRQEALARAISVLDHRERRIFEARHLIDDPPTLEDLALEFNVSRERIRQIEVRAYEKVRIAARRSLERTLQGAMHA; encoded by the coding sequence ATGAGCGCAGAGGAGAACAAGGATCGTTGCGGACTAACCACTCGAAGCCTGAATGCACCTTCTGCCGACAACCGCGGTTCAGGCTACTTCGCTGACATTCGACGCTTCTCATTGCTCGAGCGAGAACGGGAATATCAGCTCGCCAAGCGCTGGCGAGACCATGGTGATCGTGATGCTGCGGACCAAATCGTCACCAGCCATCTGCGGCTGGCCGCCAAAATCGCGATGAGATATCGCGGCTATGGTCTGCCGACCTCGGAATTAATATCGGAAGGCAATGTCGGCCTAATGCAGGCCGTTCAACGCTTCGAGCCCGATATGGGATTTCGTTTTTCCACCTACGCAATGTGGTGGATTAAAGCCGCGATACAGGACTACATCCTGAGATCCTGGTCGTTGGTGAAGATCGGCACGACTGCGAACCAGAAAAAGCTGTTCTTCAAGCTACGGTCGGCCAAGGCCAAGATCGCCGCTCTCGATAACGCCAGTTTGCGCCCTGAACAGGTGACGGAAATTGCAACGACGCTGGGGGTGACGGACCAGGACGTGGTAGATATGAATGGACGCCTCGCCGGCGACACATCGCTAAACTCACCGGTACGCGAAGGAGAACAGCCCAGCGAATGGCAAGACTATCTCGTTGATGAGAGCCCATCTCCGGAAACCATCGTCCTTAACCACGACGAAATGGATCACCGGCAAGAAGCGCTCGCTCGCGCTATCAGCGTACTCGATCATCGAGAGCGGCGCATCTTTGAGGCGCGTCATCTCATTGATGATCCACCAACGCTGGAGGATCTTGCACTCGAATTCAACGTTTCGCGCGAGCGCATTCGCCAGATCGAGGTGCGCGCCTACGAGAAGGTACGGATTGCAGCGAGGCGATCATTGGAACGAACCCTGCAAGGAGCAATGCACGCGTAG
- a CDS encoding efflux RND transporter permease subunit — MNISAPFIHRPIATALLMVGLLVGGLVSYPLLPVASLPNVNFPTLQVTARLPGADPQTMASSVATPLELQFGQIPGLTQMTSASALGFVQVTLQFDLSRAIDGAVSDTLSAINAAQAQLPLNMPYPPTIRKVNPADTPILVLALTSDSLPLTTVDAYAENILLQKISQISGVGLVGIAGQQKPAIRVQLDPQALAARGISLEDVRTVLGQANVDLPKGTLNSPRLTYTLNTNDQLLKADDYANLILAYRNGATVRVRDVGRVISAAENDLIAGWYNQDRAIILPIQRQPGANVIETVENIKKMMPTLQASIPPAIKVSIITDRTETIRASVSDVQFTLLLTIALVVIVIFVFLRNFWATIIPAVTVPLSLVGSFAVLYELGYSLDNLSLMALSIAVGFVVDDAVVVIENIVRHMELGSSPFEAALKGAGEIGFTIVSITLSLIAVFIPLFLMGGYVGLLFREFAITVSAALVLSLLISLTLTPMMCAYLLKHESKQHGRLYRLFERGFDGLLNLYEAGLKIVLRHRFITLMTMLCTIALTGYLYVIIPKGFFPQQDTGLIIGLSEAAQDISFQGMAERQQALLNAVMQDPAVASVGSGVGAGGGNTTVNNGRVFIALKPQTQRASMDQVIARLRTNLAKIPGITLYMQAAQDITIGGRISKTQYQYTLADADPGELNHWAALFLERIKATKGAADVTTDQLNAGPMLDISIKRDVASSYGIQPYAIDNTLSDAFGQRIVSTMFTTLNQYHVVMEVDPKFQYGPEALNGIYVNSSSGQQVPLSTLVDSAVTVAPLVVNHQGQFPSVTVSFNLMPGTAIGQVVGAIQQAERDLHKPLSLQTSFQGNAQAFGAALSSTPILIVAALFVIYIILGVLYESLIHPITIISTLPSAGLGALLLLMAVHFDLSVIAIVGIILLIGIVKKNGIMLVDFALHVEHEQGLTAEESIYQACIMRFRPILMTTMAALLGGVPIMLGSGNGSELRQPLGYAIVGGLALSQLLTLYTTPVVYIYLDRLQTRLFGGRKPAAASQAAPAPAE; from the coding sequence ATGAACATATCCGCGCCGTTCATCCATCGGCCGATCGCTACCGCTCTTCTGATGGTCGGATTGCTGGTCGGAGGCCTGGTGAGCTACCCACTCTTGCCGGTGGCCTCACTGCCCAACGTCAATTTCCCGACCCTCCAGGTCACGGCGCGATTGCCAGGCGCTGATCCGCAGACGATGGCGTCTTCAGTGGCGACGCCGCTTGAATTGCAGTTCGGTCAGATCCCGGGCCTCACCCAAATGACGTCGGCGAGTGCGCTTGGCTTTGTCCAGGTCACGCTGCAGTTCGATTTGAGCCGCGCCATCGATGGAGCAGTGAGCGACACGCTCTCGGCGATCAACGCTGCGCAAGCGCAGCTACCCCTGAACATGCCGTATCCGCCCACGATCCGTAAGGTCAATCCGGCCGACACGCCAATCCTGGTACTCGCCCTGACCTCTGACAGCCTGCCGCTGACGACAGTTGACGCCTATGCAGAAAACATCCTGCTGCAAAAGATCTCGCAGATATCCGGCGTTGGTCTCGTGGGTATCGCAGGTCAGCAGAAGCCCGCCATCCGCGTGCAGCTCGATCCGCAGGCGCTCGCTGCTCGCGGCATCAGCCTTGAGGACGTACGCACGGTACTAGGACAAGCCAACGTCGATTTGCCCAAAGGCACCCTTAACAGCCCGCGCCTGACCTACACGCTCAATACCAACGATCAGCTGCTCAAGGCCGACGACTACGCCAATCTGATCCTCGCCTATCGCAATGGAGCGACGGTTCGCGTCCGTGACGTCGGCCGCGTGATCAGCGCGGCCGAGAACGACCTGATCGCAGGCTGGTACAACCAGGACCGGGCGATCATCCTGCCGATCCAGCGCCAGCCTGGCGCCAACGTCATCGAGACCGTCGAGAATATCAAGAAAATGATGCCGACCCTCCAGGCCTCGATCCCGCCGGCTATCAAAGTCAGTATCATTACCGATCGGACCGAAACCATCCGTGCCTCGGTGAGCGACGTCCAGTTCACGTTGCTGCTCACCATCGCGCTGGTGGTGATAGTGATTTTCGTGTTCCTGCGCAATTTTTGGGCGACGATCATTCCGGCGGTGACGGTGCCGCTCTCGCTGGTCGGCAGCTTCGCGGTTCTCTATGAGCTTGGCTACAGCCTTGATAACCTCTCGCTGATGGCATTGTCGATCGCCGTCGGCTTCGTGGTCGACGATGCCGTCGTGGTGATCGAGAACATCGTGCGGCATATGGAGCTCGGCTCTTCGCCGTTCGAAGCGGCGCTGAAGGGTGCCGGCGAGATCGGCTTCACCATCGTATCGATTACGTTGTCCCTGATTGCCGTCTTCATTCCGCTGTTCCTGATGGGCGGATATGTCGGCCTGTTGTTCCGGGAATTCGCGATCACAGTTAGCGCGGCTCTGGTGTTGTCGCTGCTGATCTCGCTGACGCTTACGCCGATGATGTGCGCATATCTACTCAAGCACGAGAGCAAGCAGCACGGACGGCTCTACCGGCTTTTCGAACGTGGCTTCGATGGCTTGCTCAACCTCTATGAGGCCGGCCTCAAGATCGTGCTGCGTCACCGGTTCATTACCCTGATGACGATGCTCTGCACTATCGCGCTAACCGGATATCTCTACGTGATAATCCCCAAAGGCTTCTTTCCGCAGCAGGACACCGGATTGATCATAGGCCTGTCCGAGGCGGCACAGGATATCTCATTCCAGGGGATGGCCGAGCGCCAGCAGGCGTTGCTGAACGCCGTAATGCAGGATCCTGCGGTCGCCTCGGTCGGGTCGGGCGTCGGCGCCGGCGGCGGCAACACGACAGTCAACAACGGCCGTGTTTTCATTGCGCTCAAGCCCCAGACTCAGCGCGCCAGCATGGACCAGGTGATCGCGCGGCTGCGCACCAACCTCGCCAAGATCCCGGGGATCACGCTCTACATGCAGGCCGCGCAGGATATCACCATCGGCGGACGGATATCGAAGACGCAGTACCAGTACACATTGGCGGATGCCGACCCGGGCGAGCTGAACCATTGGGCGGCGCTCTTTCTAGAGCGGATAAAGGCTACTAAGGGCGCAGCCGACGTCACCACCGATCAGCTCAATGCCGGACCGATGCTCGATATCTCGATCAAGCGTGACGTCGCCTCGAGCTACGGTATCCAGCCCTATGCAATCGACAACACGCTCTCCGATGCCTTCGGTCAGCGTATTGTCTCAACCATGTTTACGACGCTGAATCAGTATCACGTCGTCATGGAGGTTGATCCCAAGTTCCAGTATGGGCCCGAGGCCCTCAACGGCATCTATGTCAACTCATCGAGCGGGCAGCAGGTGCCGCTGTCCACCCTGGTCGATAGTGCCGTGACGGTCGCTCCGCTCGTGGTCAACCATCAAGGCCAATTTCCGTCGGTGACCGTCTCGTTCAATCTTATGCCGGGCACCGCGATCGGCCAGGTCGTCGGCGCGATCCAACAGGCTGAAAGGGACCTGCATAAGCCGCTCTCGCTTCAGACTAGCTTTCAAGGCAACGCCCAGGCATTTGGCGCAGCGCTTTCGAGCACGCCGATCCTGATCGTCGCCGCGCTCTTCGTCATCTACATCATCCTCGGTGTGCTCTATGAAAGCCTGATTCATCCGATCACCATCATCTCGACCCTGCCGTCGGCCGGCCTCGGTGCGCTGCTGCTGCTGATGGCGGTTCACTTCGATCTGAGCGTGATCGCGATCGTGGGCATCATCCTGCTGATCGGCATCGTCAAGAAGAATGGCATCATGCTGGTCGATTTTGCTCTGCACGTCGAACATGAACAAGGGTTGACCGCCGAGGAGTCCATTTATCAGGCCTGCATCATGCGTTTCAGGCCGATCCTGATGACCACGATGGCGGCGCTCCTTGGCGGTGTTCCGATTATGCTCGGCAGCGGGAACGGATCGGAGCTTCGCCAGCCGCTCGGCTATGCCATTGTCGGCGGCCTCGCTCTGTCGCAACTGCTCACGCTCTATACGACGCCGGTTGTCTATATCTATCTCGATCGGCTGCAGACCAGGCTGTTTGGCGGGAGGAAGCCGGCCGCCGCAAGCCAGGCTGCCCCCGCGCCTGCTGAATGA
- a CDS encoding efflux RND transporter periplasmic adaptor subunit, with amino-acid sequence MKKKVIVPVALLIAAVAAGGLLFFTRADPVEATATPAASPAVPVVGGVVAQHDVPIYLSGVGTVIAYNTDVVRAQIQGELLSINFTEGQAVRAGDLLAQIDPRPYQAMVEQYTGNLQRDQAQLANAQANLIRYNALGKNGWATPQLIETQKAQVRQLQAAIKTDQALIDAANVQLGYTRLTSPIDGVVGIRQIDVGNIISPSTTNGLVVVTQINPISLIFTLPETVLPQIQQQQQRTNAPLPVLAYSQDNTILLDQGVLGLVNNEILQTTGSIQLKANFPNQSHRLWPGQLVNARLLVDTRHNGLTVAASAVQQGPNGSYVYAINSDSTVQIRPVKVTQIGGGQALIDSGLTANEQVVVDGQYRLQPGTRVTLLHGTAADEAIAQTAQQAPIP; translated from the coding sequence ATGAAAAAGAAGGTCATCGTTCCCGTTGCCTTGCTGATCGCCGCTGTTGCGGCGGGCGGCCTCCTCTTCTTCACACGCGCTGACCCAGTCGAGGCTACCGCCACGCCCGCGGCTTCGCCCGCGGTGCCGGTCGTCGGCGGCGTAGTCGCCCAGCATGATGTTCCGATCTATCTAAGCGGCGTCGGGACCGTGATCGCGTACAACACCGACGTCGTGCGTGCTCAGATCCAGGGAGAACTCCTCAGCATCAACTTCACTGAAGGTCAGGCAGTTCGTGCCGGCGATCTGCTCGCGCAGATCGACCCGCGTCCTTACCAGGCGATGGTCGAGCAGTACACGGGTAACCTGCAGCGGGATCAGGCGCAGCTTGCAAACGCCCAGGCAAACCTCATCCGCTACAACGCGTTGGGCAAGAACGGCTGGGCCACGCCGCAACTGATTGAAACTCAAAAGGCGCAGGTCCGCCAACTCCAGGCGGCCATCAAAACCGATCAAGCGTTGATCGATGCCGCGAACGTGCAACTCGGCTACACCCGCCTCACCTCCCCGATCGACGGTGTCGTCGGGATACGTCAGATAGACGTCGGCAACATCATCAGCCCGTCTACCACGAACGGACTCGTCGTCGTCACGCAAATCAATCCGATCTCGCTGATCTTCACGCTTCCCGAGACTGTCCTCCCGCAAATCCAGCAGCAACAGCAAAGGACCAACGCCCCGCTCCCGGTCCTTGCCTACAGCCAGGACAATACAATCTTGCTCGATCAAGGCGTGCTTGGCCTTGTCAACAACGAGATCCTGCAGACAACGGGTTCGATTCAACTCAAGGCGAATTTCCCCAACCAATCGCACCGGCTCTGGCCCGGCCAACTCGTCAATGCCCGACTGCTTGTCGATACAAGACACAACGGCCTGACCGTTGCCGCCTCGGCTGTTCAGCAGGGGCCGAACGGATCTTATGTCTACGCCATCAATTCCGACAGCACGGTCCAGATCCGGCCGGTCAAGGTGACGCAGATCGGCGGCGGCCAGGCGCTCATCGATTCCGGTCTTACGGCAAACGAGCAGGTCGTGGTCGACGGACAATACAGGCTGCAACCGGGCACGCGTGTTACGCTGCTGCACGGAACGGCGGCGGATGAGGCTATCGCACAGACCGCCCAACAGGCGCCGATTCCATGA
- a CDS encoding PQQ-dependent sugar dehydrogenase — translation MPILKTARAANLPRLATVFVAVAGLGLASCEDGGGDPRSQIGAHPTLPALQQYLLPPIRIADPVGWENGEKPTVPQDLQVQAMATGLAHPRSLYVLPNGDVLVVESNGPKAPIYRPKDIITSWVKWFAGASAKDANRITLLRDANGDGIPEVRTVFLDHLNSPFGVALVGNDLYVANTDAIVRYPYQEGQTSITAAPTKLTDLPGGPIDHHWTKPLLASPDGSKLYVGIGSNSNITENGIGAEYERAAIWEVDRASGAHRIFASGTRNPTGLQWEPETGKLWAIVNERDEIGPDLVPDYLTAVQDRGFYGWPYSYYGQHLDPRVQPQRPDLVATAIVPDYALSSHVAPLGVAMYAGGDLPANYRSGAFVGEHGSWDRTPLNGYKVVFVPFTGGKPSGPARDVVTGFLDQNNHARGRPVGLAIDRAGRLLIADDVGNTVWCVSSVRPGPKPAT, via the coding sequence ATGCCGATCCTCAAGACTGCCCGCGCGGCGAACCTGCCGCGTCTTGCCACCGTCTTTGTCGCGGTTGCCGGCCTGGGGCTCGCGAGTTGCGAAGACGGCGGCGGCGACCCACGAAGCCAGATCGGCGCGCATCCCACGCTGCCCGCGTTGCAGCAATATCTGCTGCCGCCAATCCGCATTGCGGACCCGGTCGGGTGGGAAAACGGTGAAAAGCCGACCGTGCCGCAAGATTTGCAGGTCCAGGCAATGGCCACCGGCTTGGCGCATCCGCGCTCGCTTTATGTCCTCCCGAACGGTGACGTGCTGGTGGTTGAGAGCAACGGTCCGAAGGCGCCGATTTACCGTCCCAAGGACATTATCACTAGCTGGGTAAAGTGGTTCGCCGGCGCCTCAGCAAAGGACGCAAACCGCATCACGCTGCTGCGCGATGCAAATGGCGATGGCATTCCCGAAGTCCGGACCGTCTTTCTGGACCATCTGAATTCTCCTTTTGGCGTAGCCCTCGTCGGTAACGACCTTTACGTCGCCAATACCGATGCCATCGTCCGCTATCCCTACCAGGAAGGACAGACCAGCATCACGGCCGCGCCGACCAAGCTGACTGACCTTCCCGGCGGTCCGATCGATCATCACTGGACGAAGCCGCTGTTAGCAAGTCCGGATGGCTCGAAGCTTTATGTCGGGATTGGCTCCAACAGCAACATCACCGAAAACGGGATCGGAGCCGAATATGAGCGGGCCGCGATCTGGGAGGTCGACCGTGCATCCGGCGCCCATCGCATTTTCGCCAGCGGAACGCGCAACCCGACCGGCCTTCAGTGGGAGCCCGAAACAGGCAAACTCTGGGCCATCGTTAACGAACGCGACGAGATCGGACCAGACCTGGTCCCGGACTATCTGACCGCGGTGCAGGACAGAGGCTTCTATGGCTGGCCCTACAGCTATTACGGCCAGCACCTGGACCCGCGAGTTCAGCCACAGCGCCCGGATCTGGTGGCCACAGCGATTGTGCCGGACTACGCCCTAAGCTCCCATGTGGCGCCACTCGGCGTAGCAATGTACGCGGGCGGCGATCTCCCTGCCAACTATCGAAGCGGTGCCTTCGTCGGCGAACACGGAAGCTGGGATCGAACTCCACTCAACGGTTATAAAGTCGTCTTCGTGCCGTTTACCGGCGGAAAGCCCAGCGGGCCGGCGCGGGATGTCGTCACAGGATTCCTTGATCAAAACAATCACGCCCGCGGACGGCCCGTTGGTCTCGCGATCGATCGCGCCGGCAGATTGCTGATCGCCGACGACGTTGGAAACACGGTTTGGTGCGTATCGTCAGTTCGCCCAGGCCCCAAGCCAGCCACTTAG
- a CDS encoding DUF2231 domain-containing protein — MQHATITEASFRPEAASALEAGVHPVHRILTPFPVAYFTGALATDLAYWRTADVMWEDFSAWLITAGLIVAGLALITAVIEVATGRQRAAWARVTGYVLAVLLALVNIFVHSRDAYTAVVPTGLMLSALVVIILLAMAPTGWVLTSSRHVGADT, encoded by the coding sequence ATGCAGCACGCTACGATAACGGAAGCGAGTTTCAGGCCCGAAGCAGCCTCGGCCCTCGAGGCCGGCGTTCATCCGGTTCACCGGATACTAACGCCGTTTCCAGTCGCCTATTTTACGGGAGCACTCGCAACTGATCTCGCCTATTGGCGGACTGCGGACGTGATGTGGGAAGATTTCTCGGCCTGGCTGATAACGGCCGGCCTGATCGTGGCCGGCCTGGCGCTCATCACCGCCGTGATCGAAGTTGCAACCGGCAGGCAAAGGGCAGCTTGGGCGCGCGTGACTGGCTATGTACTCGCAGTCCTCCTCGCGCTGGTGAATATCTTCGTCCACAGCCGTGACGCGTACACCGCCGTTGTGCCGACGGGCCTGATGCTCTCGGCGCTCGTCGTCATCATTCTGTTGGCCATGGCCCCAACCGGTTGGGTCCTCACCTCGTCCCGTCATGTTGGAGCAGACACGTGA
- a CDS encoding NAD(P)-dependent oxidoreductase, which produces MKIGVIGLGQMGSGLALSLLRAGHDVTVYNRTAAKAGELLKKGAVAAPRISDACSGDVIMTMLANDAAVESVVYGADGLLASLPKGRVHISSSTISVALSERLAADHAKAGQRFVAAPVFGRPDVAAAGDLSVIVGGDNDAVQAAAPVFHAIGKQTFVVSDKPKTANLVKLSGNFLIASVIESLGEAVTLVAKDGVDRQSYVDMLTSTLFDAPVYKTYGKLIVEGKFEPAGFAAPLGYKDIRLVLAAAGDLRVPMPVASLLRDRFLTLLAHDGDKLDWSAVGALASRDSGTS; this is translated from the coding sequence ATGAAGATCGGCGTCATCGGACTTGGTCAGATGGGCAGCGGACTGGCCTTGTCGCTCCTGCGGGCCGGCCATGATGTCACGGTCTACAACCGCACGGCAGCAAAGGCCGGCGAATTGCTGAAAAAGGGCGCTGTCGCGGCGCCGCGCATATCTGACGCGTGTAGTGGCGATGTTATCATGACCATGCTGGCCAATGATGCGGCGGTTGAGAGCGTCGTCTATGGCGCCGATGGGCTGCTCGCGAGCCTGCCTAAGGGCCGGGTCCATATCTCATCGAGCACGATCAGCGTGGCGCTTTCAGAGCGCCTTGCGGCTGATCACGCGAAGGCCGGCCAGCGGTTCGTCGCGGCACCGGTGTTTGGGCGCCCTGATGTTGCAGCGGCCGGAGATCTCTCCGTCATTGTCGGTGGCGACAACGACGCGGTCCAGGCTGCCGCACCTGTTTTCCATGCAATCGGGAAGCAGACGTTTGTGGTTTCCGACAAGCCCAAGACTGCCAATCTCGTCAAGCTCAGCGGCAACTTTCTCATCGCGTCCGTCATCGAGTCATTGGGCGAGGCCGTCACGCTTGTCGCCAAGGATGGCGTCGACCGCCAATCATATGTCGACATGCTGACGTCCACCCTGTTCGACGCGCCCGTCTACAAGACTTACGGCAAGCTGATCGTTGAGGGAAAGTTCGAGCCCGCTGGCTTTGCTGCGCCACTCGGCTACAAGGATATTCGGCTTGTGCTGGCGGCTGCCGGCGATTTGCGCGTTCCCATGCCGGTCGCAAGTCTGCTTCGCGATCGCTTCTTGACTTTGCTGGCTCACGACGGTGACAAGCTCGACTGGTCTGCGGTCGGAGCATTGGCTAGCCGAGATTCCGGCACCTCTTGA
- a CDS encoding NADPH-dependent FMN reductase translates to MRITRVCKCPAKDAPETLGRAAELNQRKISRNAAITAKPRLSGAAKSDAPGDLILPPNQARCGRPFVPKWTAAFFFLPNARSACRRPVDCSNGVPKMHDITRPTRLVGLCGSLRKASYSRATLSGLHDNLPLSTNLEICDLQLPLYNEDEDRADGPEQVRLFRKAIGASDGVVIVTPEYNHGIPGVLKNALDWASRPFGKSVLIDKPVLVITVSPAFTGGVRAHAQVNETLLSIPARIMAGPQVVLGGIATKVKDGIVDTHYLAFTLEAIDRLVTMSRQRT, encoded by the coding sequence TTGCGCATCACCCGCGTCTGCAAGTGCCCGGCGAAGGACGCACCAGAGACGCTCGGCCGAGCCGCCGAGCTAAACCAGCGCAAGATCTCGCGCAATGCGGCAATAACTGCAAAGCCACGCCTTTCCGGCGCTGCTAAATCAGATGCGCCTGGTGACCTCATCCTCCCCCCAAACCAGGCTCGCTGCGGCCGTCCATTCGTCCCTAAGTGGACGGCCGCTTTCTTTTTTCTGCCGAACGCGCGCTCCGCGTGCCGCCGGCCGGTCGACTGCTCCAATGGAGTGCCAAAAATGCATGACATTACAAGACCAACCCGCCTTGTTGGCCTATGTGGGAGCTTGCGCAAAGCCTCCTATTCACGTGCGACCTTGTCGGGCCTGCATGACAATCTTCCGCTGTCGACAAACCTTGAAATCTGCGATCTGCAGCTTCCGCTCTATAACGAGGATGAGGATCGAGCCGATGGACCGGAGCAAGTGCGGCTCTTTCGAAAGGCCATTGGTGCCAGCGACGGCGTTGTCATCGTGACGCCGGAGTACAATCACGGCATTCCGGGCGTATTGAAAAATGCCCTGGATTGGGCCTCGCGCCCATTTGGAAAGTCCGTGCTGATCGACAAGCCGGTGCTGGTCATAACGGTCTCGCCTGCCTTTACTGGCGGAGTGCGAGCCCATGCGCAGGTCAACGAGACGCTCCTCTCGATTCCCGCCCGCATCATGGCCGGGCCACAGGTCGTTCTCGGGGGCATTGCAACAAAGGTCAAAGACGGCATCGTCGATACCCATTACCTCGCCTTCACTCTGGAAGCTATCGATCGGCTGGTCACCATGTCACGACAACGGACGTGA
- a CDS encoding efflux RND transporter periplasmic adaptor subunit, protein MTKTSFRLVPSLLTLAATGFAVLLGWAMWESYMGTPWTRDGTVRTYVVTIAPEVEGRIVQLTVGDNQFVHKGDLLLVIDPTNYRITLQLAEAAVAQARATAQNAQRQAARRRMMTDLAETVEDRQTYEANAAAAQAQYQQAIASRDQAKVNLERTELHSPVNGWVTNLLARLGDYAGVGRNTISVVDADSFWVDAYFEETQLALMHEGDPASIKLMGYRQVVHGEVGGVARGINIANAQSDPQGLATVNPIFTWVRLAQRIPVRIRIDQVPDGVRLVAGMTATVQIDPRDKPRRN, encoded by the coding sequence ATGACGAAGACATCGTTTCGATTGGTTCCGTCGTTGCTGACGCTCGCGGCCACCGGGTTTGCCGTGTTGCTCGGCTGGGCAATGTGGGAATCGTATATGGGGACGCCCTGGACACGCGACGGTACCGTTCGCACCTATGTCGTGACCATCGCGCCGGAGGTAGAGGGGCGTATTGTTCAGCTAACGGTGGGCGACAATCAGTTCGTGCACAAGGGCGACTTGCTGCTGGTGATTGATCCGACGAACTACAGGATCACGCTCCAGTTGGCTGAAGCAGCTGTCGCGCAGGCTCGGGCCACGGCCCAGAATGCGCAGCGACAGGCAGCGCGGCGCCGCATGATGACCGATCTGGCGGAGACCGTCGAAGACAGACAGACCTATGAGGCCAACGCCGCTGCGGCCCAGGCGCAATACCAGCAGGCTATCGCCAGCCGCGATCAGGCAAAGGTCAATCTGGAGCGCACCGAGCTCCATTCTCCGGTGAACGGGTGGGTAACCAACCTCTTGGCGCGACTTGGGGACTATGCCGGCGTTGGACGGAACACGATCTCGGTCGTCGACGCCGATTCCTTCTGGGTGGATGCATATTTCGAGGAAACGCAACTAGCCCTCATGCACGAAGGCGATCCTGCCAGTATCAAGCTGATGGGCTACAGGCAGGTCGTGCACGGCGAAGTCGGCGGCGTGGCGCGCGGCATCAACATCGCAAATGCGCAATCCGACCCGCAAGGGCTGGCTACGGTGAATCCGATTTTCACCTGGGTACGCCTCGCTCAACGCATACCTGTGCGCATCCGGATCGATCAGGTACCTGATGGAGTTCGGCTGGTCGCCGGCATGACGGCGACGGTCCAGATCGACCCGCGAGATAAGCCACGCAGGAACTGA